Below is a genomic region from Henckelia pumila isolate YLH828 chromosome 3, ASM3356847v2, whole genome shotgun sequence.
TTCTTCGACAAAGGACTACTTGCAATGGGAAATGTAAGTGTGATTTTGTATCCGGCAAGCAGTTGTTTTCAAAATTATCCTTCTCATCTTTTGTTTTGCTGATATTTCTCATGTTTCTTGGACAGGTCCTCTTTATATCAGGGGTTGCATTAACAATTGGACTTAAATCATCTGTACAATTCTTCTTGAGGCCTTCAAACTTTAAGGTTTCTATCCATTGAAGATCTACATTAATGTCTTTGTCAccatttttatttctttgtaATTTATAATGACCTTGTATGTCCTTTTTGTCATGTATTGCAGGGTTCTGTTTCATTTGGCATTGGCTTCTTCTTAGTCATCATTGGATGGCCTGTACTAGGAATGATTGTTGAGTCGTACGGATTTGTTGTTCTATTCAGGTTTAAACCTACTATACATGAAGTTTAAACTTTTGACGACTACTTGGTTTAATTTCAATCTTCGTAGACTAAACAGGTGGTTGTTAATTATCTTTTATTTGCAGTGGCTTCTGGCCAACAGTGGCTGTTTTTCTGCAGAAGATACCTGTTATTGGTTGGATTTTCCAGCAGCCTTTTGTCAGAACGGTATGTATATAGGGTTTTGCATTATAGGGAACAATAATTTACTATTTATGATTTCATTTTTAACGGAAGATAGTCTTTGTGTTTAGTTGTATCCTTGTATGTTTTGTTTACTAAATTATATACACTGGATTTGTCTATGTTAAGAAGTATGATAACATCACTCAAAGTATTTGGTAAGAGAATGATTATAATGCTGGAAAGTCTTGGTGGCTACCTAATTTTGGACCCACAGGAATCTGTGTTGAAAAATTTTATTGCTGAATTGAACGGTTGTTATCTGGAGCTtcccattaaaattcaataatgATCTAACACATAGCTTAGTTGGGATGCTAACACGTATATGGGATCTTCTGTTCTTATTTATGTCACAAAATCCTGATggaaacaccaaagatgtaaaAGTTGTGTGACAGGATAAAAAAATGCTTTATTATGCTCTCCATTGCTTGTGACCATGTGTTGTTTTCATCAACTGTCTTGAACCCATTCCCATGTCCATTAACTGTGGAGAAATGTCCTCCATTCCATACTTCTAGATGTCCTTTGGTGTTGAGGCTTGAGAGTTTTGTTAAGAAATATGTCTGTTCTCTCATTTCGAGTCTGGTATTTTGTTGAAGTTTTGttggtttaattaattcatttttTAATCAAACCTAGAAGCTCAGATGAAGGTCAGTTCATTGTTCGAATGCTGATTTGCCATGGTACTAAATGTATGCATTTATACATTTACTGTTGCATCCACCAACAGTGTTTTAGAAGGGGTAGCGTTGGCCTGTAGCATTTTTGTCTTGTGATAGCGTAGCGTAAATAACGCAGCCCATAGCGTAAACCATCCGTGCACgtcaattattttattaaaaaaatagaaataatcTTGTATATAAGTAAATAAGTGAGATAATTTCATCAAGACCATCTATGGTTGGAAAATTTCTACTATCAAAGTTTGTTGAAGCCACTACACAATGAATTTCAGCATCCATAtctttttctttctcatcaatAAGACTCAATCTTGCTTGTTTTTGTGGGCAGAAAAACTTTCCTTACCTTCGACCCTCTTAATGCTCTGCCTTGAAATCATCTAGGGTTCATCTTCACCTCTGAAATGAAAGTTTCGATTCTGAATCGCCTCTTAAGTTTTCTTCGCGTGAGGAATTCTGAATCGGCTCTAGGGCTTGGATGTGGGAATCGACTTGTACGTATAAGTTGTAggtcaaataaattaatttatgggCTTTTTTCTTTTGGCCCAAAAAGCGTGTGGCTATTAACAGAAAAGCGAAATAGCAGTGTGCGCTATGCACGCTATTAATAGCGCGCTTTTTAAAACACTGTGCACCAATGAATGGATTTTTCTTGCCAATATGCTTGGGAAGGCACAATATCTATGGTAGAGATGAAATATAACTTTTAGAAGGTTAATCAGTTCCTTTGTTAATATGAAACTGAAGAGAGAGTAATTTTATATTTCACTAGATAGTTTGTTCCCATTCTTCTTGTGAAATAACCTTCGTAATATTTCTGAATCCTACTCCGGGATTATTATTTGATGCTttattgtaaattatattataattataattatattataaactATAAAATGAGCTATAGAGAATCACAAGTATGGGTCATTACTTACACCATGTTCTTATTACTTTAGAGGCTGTTACAAGATTTACTTGTTATATAAAGCAGGGAATTGGACTTTTGAAAATTTGAGCCGctgctgtttttttttttttttcttgggtTGGATGATATCCTGTAAATCTTTTCTACTTGCGAGACAAATTGGTTGCTTGTCTATCAAAGTTCCCTTCGGCAAAATTTTATCTTTTCATGTGTTTTGTGTCTTATGATATCACATGCTTGGTATATTTGTTGTTGCAGTTTATTGATCGTTATCGAGGTAAGAGAGTACCCGTGTAAGTGTAATCAAGATAAGCTCAGGAAGTGGTGCGTGAGGCCGCTTGTAAGTTTTGTAAAATGCTGTGTGGTCAACATTTTTGTACAAGCTTTGTCAAAGTATGGTATGTACGACTCACATTGTGGGCTAGATTAATTCTTGTTGATATGTTTAACCTCGTTCTTTTAATCAATGCTCAAGAAAAACATTTCTTCTAACActgattaattatgtttatgaGTTTTAGCAATATATGGCCTTGTTCATTCTCACTTTCCTTCGTTAGAAGTTCCTTgaatacccaaaaaaaaaaaaaatcgatttcCATTCATATAGCATGTTCTCATACTACTATCTATCCATAAAAGACATCTGATTGCAAAAGGACAACTGACATATTTCCGGTACCACTCAACAATAAAGATGAAAGGGCACATTAATCCATCTATAACTGGTTGACACTTGAGTTCAAGCCTTTCGAAAGTTGCTCCTCCGCTAAAACGTCAGCTACCTCCCAAATCTGAGTGCCCATTCTGCATCTTGTATGATATGCTTCGCTCTGTCTGCCAGGTATAAGTTGGCAATACTGGGAACAAGTGGTTTATCTGCAAGAAACATCACATCTCGATGCCATGTGAATTGCGTGCAACTAAACCAGCAAATGGATGGAAGTGGGGATATGCTTCCGCTGCATAGGAAATCAATATCTAATTGCATGCCAACGAAAGTTAATAATGAGCTTATAGTAGTATATGAAATACTTCTTGCTGGTAATGCGTGGCAGCGGGAGTGAAACTTAGGAACCAAAAAAAGGTCTCGACAATAAAACTTACAAAACAAACAATGGTCCCGCTACGTTTGAAAACACTCGCAGATATCAGGGCTGGTGAATATCGGTCTGAGAGCAAGCAGAAGTTTCGATATTAATTGCTAGAGCCGCACTCCAACCATCTTTCAGGATATCCAAACTAACATTGCAAATGGTAGATGCGGTTTTGAATACAACCTGCAAGCCTAAAATCAATCAAAACTCAGAAAGAATAAAAGCTAAAGAATTCAATCTAATACTCGATCACAGTACCAGACCATAATTCTTCCGGAGAGGGCATCAGCCACTTGTACTATTCACATTGCAGGTAGAATGTCCGACCAATTTTATTGGTTTAAATGCTATGACGCTTTACCTTAGGAGGCTTGAATGGATAATAACGGAAAGTTATATGTAGGAAAATTTCGTGAATGAAAAACTCAAAGTACTTACTAAAAGCATTCTTAAACACTAATTGCATTCAATCTAACAATCTAGAGAACAATATGTCTAGCAGATTAATCTATGCTCAAATCaggttataattattttttagaagCTCTATGTACGACAGACATTGaagagaaaaggaaaagaagatTATTACTCGCATGAAAAAGGATCTGGGTATGGATTGATTCATGATATCCCGGTAAGATAACTCGGGGAGTCCCGAAAGACCCGGATGGTCTCGAGGACCCGGGTGGTCTAGAAGACCCAAGAGGACTTAAAATGCCCGGGTGATCAGGAGAGCCCGCGTAAATTGCGGGAGCCGGATATTTAGAAATGGGCTCCCGGGAGACAGGAGAAGAAGAAAGCTGATGGGGCCTGGATTTTCTATTTTAAGGGTCAAGAAGCGGTCACGCCTACTTTGAGTATATCAGGCTCTTATTACGGACCAAATCATTTCTAATTATGTTTCAATGGTATGGGTTATCCCGGAAGTTACGGAATGTCTAATCACATATGGGAATTGTCCCATCACATTAAATGTTGTTAGTTGGCCCATAACAGGTAATCATTAATAACCCGAGCCGACGGGTATAAATACCAGGCTCCTACGCCTGGCCAAGGTATGAAAAATTATCACCTATCACTATTCTCTCGCACACACTCACTATTCTCTAAAGATTCCTAAGCCCACTCCATACATCTTAGcctgacttaagcatcggagtggcaaCGCCGAAAACCCTTTCGGCTCCCGACTTACGAGTTTCTTTGTTTCTTGGCGTGTAGATCGCATCCCAAAGAGAGAAGAAGGAGCTTGCTGGAGTTTTCACCCGGGAACCTATTTTATGATAATCACATCATTGACGCCGTATGTGGGAAAATGAGTCTAAGGCATAGATATGACCATAATCAATGAGCCGAAAATTTCCCGTCATGCGCTAGCAGCCATCCAGGAGCGGATGGATGCAATGATGGAGGCAGAAGTTCAGAGAATTCTGGTTATACAACGAGGGGAAGGGGAGGAGCAGGAGAAAGAGCCAGAGAAGGAGCAGTAAAAAGAATcaaaggggggggggggaggaaAAAACAGTGGAGAAAGAGCAAGAAATTGGGAGAGAAAAAGGGGGGCAAGGAAGCATACATTTAGAAGAATAAGAATCGCATGCCGAGTCTGCCAACATCACCATGGTAGGAGAGTTGGAGATGCTGAAACAAAAAATTCTGAAGTTGGAAAACACTAACTCGCGGGAATCTTAGCAGGTCAGGAGTCTGGGTTGCCCTTTCTCGCCAGAAATCATTAAAGAGCCGTTGCCAGCACACTTAAAATCAGCCAAGATCAAGGAGTATGATGGTAGCGGTGACCCAGAAGAGCATGTGGCTCGATTTGAAAACGTAGTCATGCTGCATTGTTACAATGATCAAATCAAATGCAAGGTGTTCTTAACCACTCTGGTGGATTCAACCCAGAGGTGGTTTGAAAACTTGGAGGTTGGAAGCATCCATGCTTTCAAAGAATTTCGGGAGGCCTTTTTGCAGCACTTCAGCAGCAGCAAACGATACAGAAAGACTACCCTCAGCCTCTTTGAGATGAAGCAGGCAGGGGAAGAATCACTTAGGGCCTACATcaaaaagtttaataaaatagcCCTGGAGGTACCAGCCTGCGCCCCTGAAACCAGAATTACAGAATTTATGCAAGGGATCAAGGAGGGAGAGCTTTTTCGATCCTTGGTCAAGAAGACTCCCCGAAACTTTGAAGACCTCTTAGCTCAGGCCGAAAAATATATCAACATGGAGGAAGCCCAGCGCCAGAAGAGAGAGAAAGATCGGAGGGAAGGAAACAATGAAAAAGGGAGTCGGAGTGGTCAAGGAGGAGGAAAGAATGATCATCCTGGGAGGCTGATGGCCTATGCTTCGCAAAAAATGACTCGGGACCGAGGGGTCCACATGTGCGAAGAAGATGTACGGCCGGCCTCTCAAAAGAGACCAGGGAAATATTGCTCGATCCATCGAGTTAATACTCACAACACCAGTGAATGTAGGAGACTCCTGGAAAAAGTAGAAAAGCCTGAACCGGAGGAGGCCTGACGATTGGAGAAGAAACCTCGGGTGCCTCCATGGGCGTCGGGATCCACGGTACCCAAGTTTAACATGGCGGTCCCAGAGAAGACCCAGGAGGATGCGCCGCGATGCCCGGATCCAGGAGCTCGGGATAGACCCTCGAGGGGGGTGattaacatgatatcaggaGGGACCACATATGGAGATTCAAATAGGGCTCAAAAATCTTGGAGCAAAAGGGAAAGCTTTGGGTTAGAATCCCCGAAAACCCATCTCCTGTCTGGTTATCACCTTCGGACTGGAAGATTTGGAGGGCGCGTCTGTTCCTCACAATGATGCTTTGCTCATTCGGGCCCGGGTGGCCAACTATGATGTGAATCGGGTATTCGTCGATTCAGGGAGCTCAGTGAATGTCATTTTTCAGGAATCTTTTGAGCAGATGGATTTGCAGGGGTGTGAGATTAGCCAGGTAAAGACCGCTCTTTACGGATTTGCCGGGCATACTGTTCAACCCTGGGGCGAAGTATGGTTGCCAATCACCCTGGGATCAGGTGATCTGAGAAAGACTGTCATGACTCTCTTCACCATTATAGAAGCTCCATCTTCCTATAACATCATTTTAGGGAGGCCCGCCCTAAATTCCTTCATGGCTGTTGCTTCAGCCTACCATCAGAAAATCAAGTTCCCGGTAGGTAACCAAGTGGGCGAGGTGAGAGGAGACCATCCTTCTTCCCGACGGTGTTATGCTGATACTGTCTGGGTAGATAATAAGAAAGCCCGGAGCGAGCAGGGGGAGAATGTTCCCACCACGGAGGAGGTGTGTGTCGTGGGCGAGGTCAAGGAGGAACACGAGGCCGTGGAGTTGTTGCCTGAGCAACCGGGGAAAATCGCTAAAATCGCTCGGGACTTAGAATCCATCATGGCTGGTCAATTGAAGGTGTGCCTGGCTCAGAACCTGGACGTGTTTGCCTGGTCTCCAAATTAATTAACTGGGATTCCGGTTCACGTGGCAGAACATAAATTGAATATCATGCCTGGATCCCGGCCTGTCAAGCAGAAGAAGCAGAACTTTTGGACAGAAAAGGACAAGGTAATTGCTGATCAGGTCCAAGAATTGATGGAGGCAAGACATATCCGGGAGGTACAGTTTCCCACCTTGCTATCTAATGTAGTGCTGGTACCTAAAGCTACCGGGAAATGGAGGATGTGCATCGATTTCCGAGACTGAATGAAGCCTGCCCGAAAGATTTCTACCCTCTTCCTCGGATAGATCAACTGGTATATTCCACGTCAGGTTTTTATCTACTTTGTTTTATGGATGCTTACCAGGGATACCACCAGATTCCCCTGGCACAGGAGGATCAAGACAAGGTTAGTTTCATTACCTCGGGAGGAACCTTTTGTTACGTTGTTATGCCTTTCGGATTAAAGAATTCAGGGGCTACGTATCAAAGGATGATGGATAGGGTTTTCCAAAGCCAGCTCGGCCGAAATGTGGAGGTCTATGTGGATGATATCCTTGTAAAATCCCGGACTCGAGAGGATTTCATTCCCGACTTGGAGGAAACCTTTGGCACTCTGCGAAAGTACGGAGTAAAGCTCAACCCGGCTAAGTGTGTATTTGGGGTCAAAAGTGGGAAGTTGTTGGTCTTTGTGGTGACGGAAAGAGAGATAGAAGTGAATCCCGAGAAAGTGAAGATACTAAAAGAGATGTCTTCTCCTACATCTATCAGAGAAGTGTAGCGGCTGACAGGGAGAATCACTGCTTTATCCCGGTTCATCGCTCGATCAGCCCATCGAAGCTATCCTTTCTTTCAGGTGTTGAGAAAAGCCCAAAAATTCGGATGGACTGGAGAATGCGAACGGGATTTTCAGGAGTTGAAAGAGCACCTGGCTAATCTGCCAGTCTTGGTCAAACCAAAACCCGGGGAGAGGTTGTGGGTGTATCTCTCCACAACCGAGCATGCTGTAAGCTCTATGTTGATAAAAGAGGAAGTCGGGGATCAAAAGCCCGTATATTATGTGAGTCATTCTTTGAAAGGACCGGAGGCTCGATACAGTGAGGTGGAGAAGATGGCTCTAGAATTTGTCCTTACTGCCCGGAATCTTAGACCCTACTTCCTATCTCACCCGGTCACAGTCTTAACCAACAGCTTACTTGGCCAGGTGGTGACTCATCCAGACGCTTCGGGCAGGTTGGTCAAATGGGCAGTGAAATTGGGGGAGTAAGACATTGAGTATCAGACCCGGGCTGCCATCAAGGCACATGCTCTGTCTGATTTCTTGACAGAGGTCCTCACCTTTGGCCAGGAAGAGGTATAGAGGGTGTTCGTGGATGGAGCCAGTAGCTTGGAAGGGAGTGGAGTAGGTGTGGTTTTAATATCTTCTACTTAGGAGAGGACCCGGGTAGCCATGAGATTGCATCCTTCTAAGTCCAACAATGAATCAGATTACGAAGCAGTCATCATTGGGTTGAAGTAAGCTTGGGAATCAGGAGCCGAGCATGTGATTATCTATTCTGATTCTCAACTGGTGGTGCAACAAGTGCAAGGAACCTTCAATGTTAAGGAAGAGAGGTTGCGGGAGTACTTGGAGTTGTTCAAAAATCAGGGAGATGTTTTCTCCAGCAGGAACATAGAGCAAATTCCCCGGGAGCATAACTCTGAAGCAGATGCATTGGCCAAAATGGCAACCTCCATAAATGGCAGTGATAGAAATGAGGTGATACAACAAACCGAGTCGTTGTTGATTGTGGAAGAAGGAGGGGAAGAAGTTTTAGAGGAGTCTTGGATGACTCCTCTCCTCAACTACCTACGGACATGAACCCTTCCTACGTAGGAGACATTGGCCCGAAAAGTCAGGAGACAGGTACCATGTTTTACCCTATTGAACGGAAATTTATATCGGAGATCTTTTCAGGGTCATTTGTTGAGATGCCTGGATAAAAAGGAAGTAAAGTATGTACTCCACGAGATCCATGAAGGATGTTGTGGGGATCATGGAGGAGTGTTAAGTCTGGCTCGACGCACTTTACTAGCCGGGTATTGGTGGCCCACTTTGCAACAGGATGCCCGACAGGTAGTCAGAGCGTGCGAAGGATGTTAGAGGTTCGGAAGCTTTTCTCACAAGCCGGCGTCAGAGTTACAGGCAGTATGGGCGTCTTGCCCGTTTGATCAGTGGGGCTTGGATATTGTGGGACCCTTTCCTATAGGTCCCGGACAGAAGAAATTCCTTTTGGTTGCAGTGGATTACTTTTCTAAATGGGTAGAGGCCGAGCCTCTAGCCAAAATAATTGAAGGGGCTATTCTAAACTTCATATGTAAGAACATTGTTTGCAGATTTGGTGTGCCCCGGAAGTTAGTTTCAGACAATGGAAGGCAATTCCAGGGACAAAAAATGAGAGATTGGTGCACTGAGATGAAGGTAAAGCAAGCATTTACTTCAGTAGCCTACCCTCAGAGTAATGGGCCGACTGAAGTAACCAACCGGACTATCATCCGGTCCCTGCAAGCCagactgtgagacctcggttctaaacaactaaactcggcttaaacaacaatcaagcatacaagatccaagaccaaagtaagaaagaaatttttttttttaaaagagggggtgcgctcgggcgggcaaaaactgccgctcgagcgcaccctaaactccagcgctgctggattactcgaactggggtgctctcgggctgctaaaaactgcagctcgggcgcccctccccccccccccccctgcagcagaaacagaacagagcagaaaaagCTTGGCATCTCAAGATAtaagttattccatacatcaaactcaaattcatgcattaaaaacataacctctccagttattacatgaaatgctaacgttgatcaactacgaaccagtctataacatgcaacataagactcgcataatcgatacaacataaacaacgaagtttgagatctaaacatgttccaaaacaactaggtagaaatgctgacacgacttctaaaccgagtctcactactagctctccctcttgttgctaaccaggctttcgctgacttggtcctgccccacctgttgccaagtacacatacaaaacaaagcaacagccggataaccgatgagaataataatcccagtaaaaacaacatatc
It encodes:
- the LOC140890677 gene encoding vesicle transport protein GOT1-like, with amino-acid sequence MMSFEMNDRKKIGLGLTGFGVFFSFLGIIFFFDKGLLAMGNVLFISGVALTIGLKSSVQFFLRPSNFKGSVSFGIGFFLVIIGWPVLGMIVESYGFVVLFSGFWPTVAVFLQKIPVIGWIFQQPFVRTFIDRYRGKRVPV
- the LOC140889917 gene encoding uncharacterized protein yields the protein MTIINEPKISRHALAAIQERMDAMMEAEVQRILVIQRGEGEEQEKEPEKEQSLGCPFSPEIIKEPLPAHLKSAKIKEYDGSGDPEEHVARFENVVMLHCYNDQIKCKVFLTTLVDSTQRWFENLEVGSIHAFKEFREAFLQHFSSSKRYRKTTLSLFEMKQAGEESLRAYIKKFNKIALEVPACAPETRITEFMQGIKEGELFRSLVKKTPRNFEDLLAQAEKYINMEEAQRQKREKDRREGNNEKGSRSGQGGGKNDHPGRLMAYASQKMTRDRGVHMCEEDVRPASQKRPGKYCSIHRVNTHNTSECRRLLEKVEKPEPEEA